A region from the Corynebacterium halotolerans YIM 70093 = DSM 44683 genome encodes:
- the dacB gene encoding D-alanyl-D-alanine carboxypeptidase/D-alanyl-D-alanine endopeptidase, with protein MRFKKLWWGVTAGVTAVAVAAVAGVGVLTQQRYADLEHAPAYAVERPEPKIVPAGAEDGVDNAALAAELTRLAADPALGTLHGQVTDTVTGEVVWSESPDEPLLPASSTKILTAAAAMLELDPVHRLTTEVVAGDVPGSVVIRASGDVWLTEEQIDDLAEQVGQADTVFIDTSVWSGPALMEGWDAADIDGGYVAPMEPAMLHGARIGATEGDVPRSHTPALDVAQALADRVGADTVGEGSAPPGAEVLASTESEVLAERVEDMMVWSDNVMAEAIGREIAIHRGHEPSAEGATTATLEVLAEHGFDTTGVTLNDNSGLSTGNRIPPRLLDDILHTAATAEGEELRPILAALPVAGGTGTLMDRYQDMSGRGWVRAKTGTLTGTSALAGVVTADSGRVYSFGLLSNDSAILPARAALDNFASTIRES; from the coding sequence ATGAGATTCAAGAAGCTGTGGTGGGGAGTCACCGCCGGTGTCACGGCCGTCGCGGTCGCGGCGGTGGCGGGCGTCGGGGTGCTCACGCAGCAGCGCTACGCCGATCTGGAGCACGCGCCCGCCTATGCGGTGGAGCGCCCCGAGCCGAAGATCGTGCCCGCCGGGGCCGAAGACGGCGTCGACAATGCGGCGCTCGCCGCCGAGCTGACCCGGCTGGCCGCCGACCCGGCCCTGGGCACCCTGCACGGTCAGGTCACCGATACCGTCACCGGTGAGGTCGTGTGGTCGGAGAGCCCGGATGAGCCGCTCCTGCCGGCCTCGTCGACCAAGATCCTCACCGCGGCCGCCGCCATGCTGGAGCTCGACCCCGTCCACCGGCTGACCACCGAGGTCGTGGCCGGGGACGTGCCGGGAAGCGTCGTCATCCGGGCCTCCGGCGACGTCTGGCTGACCGAGGAGCAGATCGACGACCTCGCCGAGCAGGTCGGACAGGCCGACACCGTGTTCATCGACACCTCCGTGTGGTCCGGGCCGGCGTTGATGGAGGGCTGGGACGCCGCCGACATCGACGGCGGCTACGTCGCCCCCATGGAACCGGCGATGCTCCACGGCGCCCGCATCGGCGCGACGGAGGGCGACGTGCCGCGTTCCCACACCCCGGCCCTGGATGTGGCGCAGGCGCTCGCCGACCGGGTCGGGGCGGACACGGTCGGCGAGGGTTCGGCCCCGCCCGGCGCCGAGGTGCTGGCCAGCACGGAGTCGGAGGTGCTCGCCGAGCGGGTCGAGGACATGATGGTCTGGTCCGACAACGTCATGGCCGAGGCGATCGGCCGGGAGATCGCCATTCACCGCGGTCACGAGCCCAGCGCCGAGGGCGCGACGACGGCCACCCTCGAGGTGCTCGCCGAGCACGGCTTCGACACCACCGGGGTCACGTTGAACGACAATTCCGGCCTGTCCACGGGCAACCGAATCCCGCCGCGCCTGCTGGACGACATCCTCCACACCGCCGCCACCGCGGAGGGCGAGGAGCTGCGCCCCATCCTCGCCGCCCTGCCGGTCGCCGGGGGAACGGGTACGCTGATGGACCGCTACCAGGACATGTCGGGCCGCGGCTGGGTCCGCGCGAAGACGGGTACGCTCACCGGCACCTCGGCACTCGCCGGCGTCGTCACCGCCGACTCCGGCCGAGTCTACTCCTTCGGGCTGCTGTCCAACGACTCCGCCATCCTCCCGGCCCGCGCCGCCCTGGACAACTTCGCCTCCACCATCCGGGAGTCCTGA
- a CDS encoding metal-dependent hydrolase: protein MVMGPTHSMSGAAVGLAVAQAIPEAWGGVSSPQEAFVYAGIAAGAALLPDLDSPPATVSRSFGPLSQGLSHVVENTSQALVNLTRGRKDPRCRNGHRTATHTLWFALLTGAGAWGLIGNFGKPAAMSLLFVFLGLAIRGLLPEWSKKKDWYVVTAASALVALLAWRLVPTTASAAVMGSAVAVGVLTHLLGDAITKQGIPLLAPLIPLGGRRWWKFRPPGPLRVTASGPADKLLLTVFSVLVLVQIFIVASGSTVLTEVAPFFPGQPSPAGTGAVT, encoded by the coding sequence ATGGTGATGGGCCCCACCCACTCAATGAGCGGTGCCGCCGTCGGCCTGGCGGTGGCACAGGCCATTCCCGAAGCCTGGGGCGGGGTGTCCTCTCCGCAGGAGGCGTTCGTCTATGCCGGGATCGCCGCCGGGGCCGCCCTCCTACCGGATCTGGATTCCCCGCCCGCGACCGTCTCGCGCTCGTTCGGCCCGCTGTCGCAAGGACTTTCCCACGTGGTGGAGAACACCTCCCAGGCGCTGGTGAACCTCACCAGGGGCCGCAAGGATCCCCGTTGCCGCAACGGGCACCGCACCGCCACCCACACCCTCTGGTTCGCGCTGCTGACCGGGGCAGGCGCCTGGGGCCTGATCGGCAACTTCGGTAAACCGGCGGCGATGAGCCTGTTGTTCGTGTTCCTCGGCCTGGCGATCCGCGGGTTACTGCCGGAATGGTCGAAGAAGAAGGACTGGTACGTGGTCACCGCCGCGTCCGCGCTCGTCGCCCTGCTGGCGTGGCGGCTCGTGCCGACGACCGCCTCCGCCGCGGTGATGGGATCGGCCGTCGCCGTCGGCGTGCTGACACACCTGCTCGGCGACGCCATCACCAAGCAGGGAATCCCCCTGTTGGCGCCGCTCATCCCCCTGGGCGGGCGGCGGTGGTGGAAGTTCCGGCCGCCCGGCCCACTGCGGGTCACGGCCTCCGGCCCGGCCGACAAGTTGCTGCTCACGGTGTTCTCCGTGCTGGTGCTCGTCCAGATCTTCATCGTCGCCTCGGGCAGCACCGTCCTCACCGAGGTCGCCCCCTTCTTCCCCGGCCAACCCTCGCCTGCGGGTACCGGGGCGGTGACATAA
- a CDS encoding inorganic diphosphatase — protein sequence MGVEVTIEIPKGSRNKYEVDHNTGRVHLDRYLFTAMAYPSDYGYVDNTLGEDGDPLDALVLLPEPVFPGVVVNARPVGVFKMTDEAGGDDKLICVLDDPRYEKFQDVDDVDDFVKKEIEHFFVHYKDLEPNKFAEGAGWGDKAEAEKILAEAFERLQQHSEKQPQEHPH from the coding sequence ATGGGCGTCGAAGTGACCATCGAGATCCCGAAGGGTTCGCGCAACAAGTACGAGGTCGACCACAACACCGGCCGTGTCCATCTGGACCGCTACCTGTTCACCGCCATGGCCTACCCGTCCGACTACGGCTACGTGGACAACACCCTCGGTGAAGACGGTGATCCGCTCGACGCCCTCGTCCTCCTGCCGGAGCCGGTGTTCCCGGGTGTGGTCGTCAACGCCCGCCCGGTCGGCGTGTTCAAGATGACCGACGAGGCCGGCGGCGACGACAAGCTGATCTGCGTCCTCGACGACCCGCGCTACGAGAAGTTCCAGGACGTCGACGACGTCGACGACTTCGTCAAGAAGGAGATTGAGCACTTCTTCGTCCACTACAAGGACCTGGAGCCCAACAAGTTCGCCGAGGGTGCCGGCTGGGGCGACAAGGCCGAGGCCGAGAAGATCCTCGCCGAGGCCTTCGAGCGCCTCCAGCAGCACTCCGAGAAGCAGCCGCAGGAGCACCCGCACTAA
- a CDS encoding AraC family transcriptional regulator, protein MPKEQPKRSAQILRFTTRGLSPESRVQLWEGHNARALIPLDIRTIDDSPMRSQQTNLHLPSVRMASVIGTSQIVERSESFISENPTGMMAVFFAVEGEAFFFHRGGHLNLHPGQAVVYDADRPFVRGFSRGLREIVLTIPKDLYAELVGPSGPDLPAVFDFGAGAGASEQALANLLQATLSMVAPPAPVAEPEREAEPGQRQAADGRGDLRPNLARAEEDTFGLLRLVLGAPDSSAAGLVASAKNFIERHLADQNLSPARVAAAVGISERQLGRHFADAGTTVGRYIQGRRLELARDLLASPDHGRLTVAEVAVRSGFPSQSHFGRVFRRRFGITPLQWRKEARRGLLYG, encoded by the coding sequence ATGCCCAAGGAACAACCGAAACGCTCGGCGCAGATCCTGCGGTTCACCACCCGCGGCCTCTCGCCGGAGAGCCGCGTCCAGTTGTGGGAGGGGCATAACGCCCGGGCGTTGATTCCCCTGGACATCCGCACGATCGATGACTCCCCCATGCGTTCGCAGCAGACCAATCTGCACCTGCCCTCGGTGCGGATGGCGAGCGTGATCGGCACCTCCCAGATCGTTGAACGCTCCGAGTCCTTCATCAGCGAAAACCCCACCGGCATGATGGCGGTCTTCTTCGCCGTCGAGGGGGAGGCCTTCTTCTTCCACCGTGGCGGGCACCTCAACCTGCACCCGGGCCAGGCGGTTGTCTATGACGCCGACCGCCCCTTCGTCCGTGGATTTTCCCGCGGGCTGCGCGAGATCGTACTGACCATTCCGAAGGACCTCTACGCCGAACTGGTGGGCCCGTCGGGACCGGATCTGCCCGCGGTCTTCGACTTCGGGGCCGGGGCCGGCGCCAGTGAACAGGCCCTCGCCAACCTGCTCCAGGCCACGTTGAGCATGGTCGCCCCTCCCGCCCCGGTGGCCGAACCGGAACGGGAGGCCGAGCCGGGGCAGAGACAGGCCGCCGACGGCCGCGGTGACCTGCGCCCGAACCTGGCCCGTGCGGAGGAGGACACCTTCGGACTACTGCGCCTGGTCTTGGGCGCACCGGACAGCAGCGCGGCCGGGCTCGTGGCCTCCGCGAAGAACTTCATCGAGCGTCACCTGGCCGACCAGAACTTGTCCCCGGCCCGCGTGGCCGCGGCCGTCGGCATCAGCGAACGCCAGCTGGGCCGCCACTTCGCGGACGCGGGCACCACCGTGGGACGGTACATCCAGGGCCGCCGCCTGGAGTTGGCCCGGGACCTCCTGGCCTCCCCCGACCACGGGCGGCTGACGGTGGCCGAGGTGGCCGTACGCTCAGGTTTCCCCTCCCAGAGCCACTTCGGGCGGGTCTTCCGCCGACGCTTCGGGATCACCCCGCTGCAATGGCGCAAGGAGGCTCGGCGCGGACTGCTCTACGGGTGA
- a CDS encoding FAD-dependent oxidoreductase, producing MPVFNDGLTATEAPEEANVVTTDVLIVGSGPAGASAALFLSTHGVDNIMITKYRWTANTPRAHITNQRTMEILRDAGVEDEVLAQATPHDQMGDTVYCESLAGEEIGRRPTWGFRPDRRADYELASPSMPCDLPQTLMEPILLENATKRGTQTQFSTEYLSHVQDDKGVSVQVRNRLTGHEYTIRAKYLVGADGARSKVAEDIGTPFEGAMDIGGSMNIQFKADLSHLVAHRPSILYWVFHPGSNIGGIGAGLIRCVRMWDEWLVVWGYDINGETPELDEDEAKRIVRNLVGVPDLEMEITGYSLWGNNEQWATHLQKGRVFIAGDAAHRHPPSHGLGSNTSIQDSYNLAWKLAAVIKGQAGAELLETYSVERAPIAKQIVTRANNSGREYKPIFEALGVWDAENDEEFREKLMLRKEATPEGAARRKVLREALDNKDFEFNAQGTEIGQFYQSTAVVCDGHGRPEVTEDPMLHHQKSTYPGLRLPHAWIGDTMTKQSTHDVATGTGFTLFTGITGRPWAEAAEKVAATLGLELKAVVIGEGEQYQDLYGDWLHQREVEEDGMILVRPDKHIAWRSHRMVEDPEHAVHAVLSAILSRGLPSVEELSVGAATLTTKVRT from the coding sequence ATGCCTGTCTTCAACGATGGACTCACCGCCACCGAGGCACCCGAGGAGGCCAATGTGGTCACCACCGACGTCCTGATCGTCGGCTCCGGCCCGGCCGGCGCCTCCGCGGCGCTGTTCCTGTCCACCCACGGCGTGGACAACATCATGATCACCAAGTACCGCTGGACCGCGAACACCCCCCGTGCCCACATCACCAACCAGCGGACCATGGAGATCCTGCGTGACGCCGGGGTCGAGGACGAGGTGCTGGCCCAGGCCACCCCGCACGACCAGATGGGTGACACGGTCTACTGCGAGTCGCTGGCCGGCGAGGAGATCGGGCGCCGCCCCACCTGGGGCTTCCGCCCGGACCGCCGCGCCGACTACGAACTGGCCTCCCCTTCGATGCCGTGCGACCTCCCGCAGACCCTGATGGAGCCGATCCTGCTGGAGAACGCCACCAAGCGCGGGACCCAGACACAGTTCTCCACCGAGTACCTCTCCCACGTCCAGGACGATAAGGGCGTGAGCGTCCAGGTGCGCAACCGCCTGACCGGCCACGAGTACACCATCCGAGCGAAGTACCTGGTCGGCGCCGACGGTGCCCGCTCGAAGGTCGCGGAGGACATCGGCACCCCCTTCGAGGGCGCGATGGACATCGGTGGTTCCATGAACATCCAGTTCAAAGCGGATCTGTCCCACCTGGTCGCCCACCGCCCGTCCATCCTGTACTGGGTCTTCCACCCGGGCTCCAATATCGGCGGCATCGGTGCCGGTCTCATCCGCTGCGTGCGCATGTGGGATGAGTGGCTGGTGGTCTGGGGCTACGACATCAACGGCGAGACCCCGGAGCTCGACGAGGACGAGGCCAAGCGCATCGTCCGCAATCTGGTGGGCGTGCCGGACCTGGAGATGGAGATCACCGGCTACTCCCTGTGGGGCAACAACGAGCAGTGGGCCACCCATCTACAGAAGGGACGGGTGTTCATCGCCGGAGACGCCGCACACCGTCACCCGCCAAGCCACGGACTGGGCTCCAACACCTCCATCCAGGACTCCTACAACCTGGCGTGGAAGCTGGCCGCCGTGATCAAGGGCCAGGCCGGCGCCGAGCTGCTGGAGACCTACTCGGTGGAGCGCGCGCCCATCGCCAAACAGATCGTGACCCGGGCGAACAACTCCGGCCGCGAGTACAAGCCGATCTTCGAGGCGCTCGGAGTCTGGGACGCCGAGAACGACGAGGAGTTCCGCGAGAAGCTCATGTTGCGCAAGGAGGCCACACCGGAGGGCGCGGCACGTCGGAAGGTGCTGCGCGAGGCACTCGACAACAAGGACTTCGAGTTCAACGCCCAGGGCACCGAGATCGGTCAGTTCTACCAGTCCACCGCGGTGGTCTGCGACGGCCACGGCCGCCCCGAGGTCACCGAGGACCCAATGCTGCACCACCAGAAGTCCACCTACCCCGGTCTGCGCCTGCCGCACGCCTGGATCGGTGACACCATGACCAAGCAGTCCACCCACGATGTCGCCACCGGTACCGGCTTCACCCTGTTCACCGGCATCACCGGCCGTCCCTGGGCCGAGGCGGCGGAGAAGGTGGCCGCAACCCTGGGCCTCGAGCTCAAGGCCGTGGTCATCGGTGAGGGCGAGCAGTACCAGGACCTCTACGGCGACTGGCTGCACCAGCGCGAGGTCGAGGAGGACGGCATGATTCTGGTCCGCCCCGACAAGCACATCGCGTGGCGCTCTCACCGGATGGTCGAGGACCCGGAGCACGCAGTGCACGCCGTGCTGTCTGCCATCCTCAGCCGTGGACTGCCGAGCGTCGAGGAGCTCTCCGTGGGAGCCGCCACCCTTACCACTAAAGTCCGTACCTAG
- a CDS encoding DUF4178 domain-containing protein — MGDWTWLIIVVVVIVFVTLWLYLAVKRRNAAIAAHGAKTETASTDPNYTFEGVAGAERFGPAVLAAGVRVTFRGETYLVGGTAALREGDRIWYEHLLQGSQGGGGRHWISVENIDDRIRLGWWSIREDLPGESGSQLTLDGRVFRQEREGDADFAVSGLSGAVSRGTYRYRDFTGDHDHGLLRIETWGEDARPEASTGHYIDHDELEVVPPREG, encoded by the coding sequence ATGGGCGACTGGACCTGGCTGATCATCGTCGTCGTGGTGATCGTCTTTGTCACGCTGTGGCTGTACCTGGCCGTGAAGAGACGCAACGCCGCGATCGCGGCGCACGGGGCGAAGACGGAGACAGCATCGACCGACCCCAACTACACCTTCGAGGGCGTGGCGGGGGCCGAACGCTTCGGCCCGGCGGTGCTGGCCGCCGGCGTCCGCGTCACCTTCCGGGGTGAGACCTACCTGGTGGGCGGTACCGCCGCGCTCCGGGAGGGCGACCGGATCTGGTATGAGCACCTGCTCCAGGGCAGCCAGGGTGGCGGGGGCCGGCACTGGATCAGCGTGGAGAACATCGACGACCGCATCCGGCTCGGCTGGTGGAGCATCCGGGAGGATCTGCCCGGGGAGTCCGGCTCGCAGCTGACCCTGGACGGTCGAGTGTTCCGGCAGGAGCGGGAGGGCGACGCCGACTTCGCCGTCTCCGGGTTGTCCGGGGCGGTCTCCCGGGGCACCTACCGCTACCGCGACTTCACCGGCGACCACGACCACGGCCTGCTGCGCATTGAGACCTGGGGAGAGGACGCGAGGCCGGAGGCCTCGACGGGCCACTACATCGACCATGACGAACTTGAGGTCGTACCGCCCCGGGAGGGCTGA
- a CDS encoding polyamine aminopropyltransferase, with product MSLAPGGLWRRLLLVSVAVCAASGLVYELALLSLSTSLNGGGIVETSLIVAGYVAALGLGALCAKPFLRWPAQTFLAVETILGLVGGTSAIILYVTFATIGQSTVLLVVATALIGMLVGAELPLLMTLVQRGRIADARSAGSLLATLNFADYAGALVGGLAWPFVLLPTLGLMRGTLAAGMINLLAALFLGAVLLRHWIPARRFAASITALLVAVAVLAVLLVRSDGIVTTARQSLYADPVIYAHQSDYQDIVVTERGQDRRLFLNGGLQYSTRDEYRYTESLVYPVLHDDARDVLVIGGGDGLAARELLKMDIEVTQVELDPAVIRLANTVLREDNGGALEDPRVNVIVDDAFTWLRAGGEGRAYDAVIIDLPDPNNETMARLYSEEFYTLAHRVLAPGGRMVVQSSSAFTTPDVFWRVNATLEAAGCEDVIPYHVHVPTFGDWGFNLCAPSGTQLRLPAGAPELRYLDDEVLAAAGVFGRDNRPRELEPSTLDRPHIVEDLRRGYRQAGQ from the coding sequence GTGAGCCTCGCGCCCGGGGGCCTGTGGCGCCGGCTGCTGCTGGTCTCCGTGGCGGTGTGTGCCGCCTCGGGCCTGGTCTACGAACTCGCGCTGCTGTCGCTGTCGACATCGCTCAACGGCGGCGGCATCGTCGAGACCTCCCTGATCGTCGCCGGCTACGTCGCCGCCCTGGGCCTCGGCGCCCTGTGCGCCAAACCCTTCCTGCGCTGGCCCGCCCAGACCTTCCTGGCGGTGGAGACCATCCTCGGCCTGGTGGGCGGCACCTCCGCGATCATCCTCTACGTCACCTTCGCCACCATCGGTCAGTCCACGGTGCTCCTGGTGGTGGCCACCGCGCTGATCGGCATGCTGGTCGGCGCCGAGCTGCCCCTGCTGATGACCCTGGTGCAGCGCGGCCGGATCGCCGACGCCCGCTCCGCCGGCTCCCTGCTGGCCACCCTCAACTTCGCCGACTACGCCGGCGCGCTGGTCGGCGGCCTGGCCTGGCCGTTCGTGCTGCTGCCCACCCTGGGTCTGATGCGGGGCACGCTGGCCGCGGGCATGATCAACCTGCTGGCCGCGCTCTTCCTCGGCGCGGTGTTGCTGCGCCACTGGATTCCGGCGCGGCGGTTCGCGGCGTCGATCACCGCCCTGCTGGTGGCAGTGGCGGTGCTGGCGGTGCTGCTGGTGCGCTCCGACGGCATCGTCACCACCGCCCGCCAGTCCCTCTACGCCGACCCGGTGATCTACGCCCACCAGTCCGACTACCAGGACATCGTGGTCACCGAACGCGGGCAGGATCGCCGGCTCTTCCTCAACGGCGGGCTGCAGTACTCCACCCGCGACGAGTACCGCTACACCGAGTCACTGGTCTACCCCGTGCTGCACGACGACGCGCGTGACGTACTGGTCATCGGCGGCGGGGACGGCCTGGCCGCCCGCGAACTGCTGAAGATGGACATCGAGGTCACCCAGGTCGAACTCGACCCGGCGGTGATCCGGCTGGCCAACACCGTTCTGCGGGAGGACAACGGCGGCGCACTCGAGGACCCGCGGGTGAACGTGATCGTCGACGACGCCTTCACCTGGCTGCGCGCCGGCGGCGAGGGCAGGGCCTACGACGCGGTGATCATCGACCTGCCCGACCCCAACAACGAGACCATGGCCCGGCTGTACTCCGAGGAGTTCTACACACTGGCCCACCGGGTGCTCGCGCCGGGCGGGCGGATGGTCGTGCAGTCCTCCTCCGCCTTCACCACCCCGGACGTGTTCTGGCGGGTCAACGCCACCCTGGAGGCAGCCGGCTGCGAGGACGTCATCCCGTACCACGTGCACGTGCCCACCTTCGGTGACTGGGGCTTCAACCTCTGCGCGCCTTCGGGCACGCAGCTGCGGCTGCCCGCGGGCGCGCCGGAGCTGCGCTACCTCGACGACGAGGTGCTCGCCGCGGCCGGGGTCTTCGGCCGCGACAACCGGCCGCGCGAGCTGGAACCCTCGACGCTCGACCGGCCCCACATCGTCGAGGACCTGCGCCGTGGCTACCGGCAGGCGGGGCAGTGA
- a CDS encoding DUF350 domain-containing protein — MFDALLSGSLGTVAYFVLAAVILLVGFLVLDLLTPGKLLELVFVHHHPNAAVLAAAQQIALGIIIVSAIFHSSDVLAVGLVETAVYALIGLVLQCVALVLVELLTPGFRALVEDPKLRSGAVVVAVTLVVIAAINAACML; from the coding sequence ATGTTCGACGCCCTGCTGTCCGGCTCCCTGGGCACCGTCGCCTACTTCGTCCTCGCGGCCGTCATCCTGCTCGTCGGCTTCCTCGTCCTCGACCTGCTGACCCCCGGCAAGCTGCTCGAGCTCGTGTTCGTCCACCACCACCCGAACGCGGCCGTCCTGGCCGCCGCCCAGCAGATCGCCCTCGGCATCATCATCGTCAGCGCGATCTTCCACTCCTCCGACGTCCTGGCCGTGGGACTGGTGGAAACGGCCGTCTACGCGCTGATCGGGCTGGTGCTGCAGTGCGTGGCCCTGGTCCTGGTGGAGCTGTTGACCCCGGGCTTCCGCGCCCTGGTGGAGGATCCGAAGCTGCGTTCCGGCGCCGTGGTCGTCGCCGTCACCCTGGTCGTCATCGCCGCGATCAACGCCGCCTGCATGTTGTGA
- a CDS encoding DUF4247 domain-containing protein has translation MSHRFYYIAAAVAGVLAVIAIIAAVATGSLSSRMNDNFTATSSTTYQCTGTPKETADDIEDRVGNAQARATDPADGTEYLRYDRNLISVSGTSAEDCTIRVEDLGRVNNGAFIFLGPGFAPPAPSGSSGGSSGSGSGVK, from the coding sequence ATGAGCCATCGCTTCTACTACATCGCCGCGGCCGTCGCCGGGGTGCTCGCCGTCATCGCGATCATCGCGGCCGTCGCGACGGGCAGCCTGAGCAGCCGGATGAACGACAACTTCACGGCCACCAGCTCCACGACGTACCAGTGCACCGGCACGCCGAAGGAGACGGCCGACGACATCGAGGACCGCGTGGGCAACGCCCAGGCCCGGGCCACCGATCCGGCCGACGGCACCGAGTACCTGCGCTATGACCGGAACCTGATCTCGGTGTCGGGCACCAGCGCCGAGGACTGCACGATCCGCGTCGAGGACCTCGGCCGGGTCAACAACGGCGCCTTCATCTTCCTCGGCCCCGGCTTCGCGCCCCCGGCGCCCAGCGGCTCCAGCGGCGGCTCCTCCGGCTCCGGCTCCGGGGTGAAATAG
- a CDS encoding DUF2617 family protein, with the protein MRATATGPVDLTCTPADVTAAALGVRWDGPLPEILADTVVDAGADGSLHLAVIGGSHVVTVRSPEGEFREEISCTATDALHPLPEEAGRAGYRLETRTETLEPGEFSRRGDELLDSAGADGWFVVRFPGPGRHHLTALQGWRVNGGWSWRTRHLYPEESTIVSTRSDYRP; encoded by the coding sequence GTGAGGGCCACCGCCACCGGACCCGTCGACCTGACCTGCACCCCCGCCGACGTCACCGCCGCCGCCCTCGGGGTGCGCTGGGACGGGCCGCTGCCCGAGATCCTCGCCGACACCGTCGTCGACGCCGGCGCGGACGGCTCCCTGCACCTGGCGGTCATCGGCGGCTCCCACGTGGTTACCGTCCGCTCCCCGGAGGGGGAGTTCCGCGAGGAGATCTCCTGCACGGCCACCGACGCCCTGCACCCCCTGCCCGAGGAGGCCGGCCGCGCCGGGTACCGACTCGAGACCCGCACCGAGACGCTCGAGCCGGGGGAGTTCAGCAGGCGCGGCGATGAGCTGCTCGACTCCGCCGGGGCCGACGGCTGGTTCGTCGTCCGCTTCCCCGGCCCCGGCCGTCACCACCTGACCGCCCTGCAGGGGTGGCGGGTGAACGGCGGCTGGAGCTGGCGCACCCGTCATCTCTACCCGGAGGAATCCACCATCGTGAGCACGAGGAGCGACTACCGACCATGA
- a CDS encoding DUF4178 domain-containing protein, which translates to MSSGMWWLIAVILVIAVIVFLVLGRRKQNEETPEPAREDPFAHVTGAREFGPDILGPGAIVTRGGTDYVVRGTLTITEGYYTWYEHMLEGGHGSEYLSVEVDEGRLNLSWWITRGDLRLEPRRDVTVDDVDYHLKESGRATFTGEGETGLPPQGEVAYHDMEATDGGDRMLGMERFGDGQWETSLGHEVLPGELTVYPAPKQ; encoded by the coding sequence ATGAGTTCAGGCATGTGGTGGTTGATCGCGGTGATTCTCGTGATCGCCGTGATCGTCTTCCTCGTTCTGGGACGACGCAAGCAGAACGAGGAGACGCCGGAGCCCGCCCGCGAGGACCCCTTCGCCCACGTCACCGGCGCCCGCGAGTTCGGCCCCGACATCCTGGGGCCCGGGGCGATCGTCACCCGCGGTGGCACCGACTACGTCGTCCGCGGCACGCTGACGATCACCGAGGGCTACTACACCTGGTACGAGCACATGCTCGAGGGCGGCCACGGCTCCGAGTACCTGTCCGTCGAAGTCGACGAGGGGCGCCTCAACCTGTCCTGGTGGATCACCCGCGGCGACCTGCGGCTCGAGCCCCGCCGGGACGTGACCGTCGACGACGTGGACTACCACCTGAAGGAGAGCGGCCGGGCGACGTTCACCGGCGAGGGTGAGACCGGCCTGCCGCCGCAGGGGGAGGTGGCCTACCACGACATGGAGGCCACCGACGGCGGCGACCGGATGCTGGGAATGGAGCGCTTCGGCGACGGTCAGTGGGAGACCTCCCTCGGCCACGAGGTGCTGCCCGGCGAACTGACCGTCTACCCCGCCCCGAAACAGTGA
- a CDS encoding rhodanese-like domain-containing protein produces the protein MKSVTVHEVPADAQLIDVREHDEYAVDHAAGVVHIPLSEFPARVDEIDPDRDIYVLCKVGGRSFQACQYLEQAHGIEAVNVEGGTDAWRAAGLPMN, from the coding sequence ATGAAGTCCGTCACCGTCCACGAGGTGCCCGCCGACGCCCAACTCATCGACGTCCGCGAGCACGACGAGTACGCGGTCGACCACGCCGCCGGCGTGGTGCACATCCCGCTGTCCGAGTTCCCCGCGCGGGTGGACGAGATCGACCCCGACCGGGACATCTACGTCCTCTGCAAGGTCGGCGGCCGTTCCTTCCAGGCGTGCCAGTACCTCGAGCAGGCCCACGGCATCGAGGCCGTCAACGTCGAGGGCGGCACCGACGCGTGGCGCGCCGCCGGCCTGCCGATGAACTGA
- a CDS encoding MarR family winged helix-turn-helix transcriptional regulator, translating into MSKQETPATGVPTALLQSPSFQLERLRRRTRDEVETVLHTRDTTLREYWVLTCLVDRDAASQSALSETLAIDASDMVRLIDSLENRGWVQRERDPNDRRRQIVASTKKGAKAQAELAELVAEGEDRALDESTSKQLKHLRKLAKAIIAGEED; encoded by the coding sequence ATGTCGAAACAGGAAACCCCCGCCACCGGCGTCCCCACCGCCCTGCTGCAGTCGCCCTCGTTCCAGTTGGAGCGGTTGCGCCGTCGCACCCGCGACGAGGTCGAGACGGTCCTGCACACCAGGGACACCACCCTGCGTGAGTACTGGGTGCTGACCTGCCTCGTCGACCGGGACGCGGCCTCCCAGTCCGCCCTCTCCGAGACCCTGGCGATCGACGCCTCGGACATGGTCCGGCTCATCGACTCCCTGGAGAACCGGGGCTGGGTCCAGCGCGAGCGCGATCCCAACGACCGCCGCCGCCAGATCGTGGCGTCGACCAAGAAGGGCGCGAAGGCGCAGGCCGAGCTGGCCGAGCTGGTCGCCGAGGGCGAGGACCGGGCACTCGACGAGTCCACCTCGAAGCAGCTCAAGCACCTCCGCAAGCTGGCGAAGGCCATCATCGCCGGCGAGGAGGACTAG